A window from Macaca fascicularis isolate 582-1 chromosome 20, T2T-MFA8v1.1 encodes these proteins:
- the LOC123570505 gene encoding LOW QUALITY PROTEIN: cytoplasmic polyadenylated homeobox-like protein 2 (The sequence of the model RefSeq protein was modified relative to this genomic sequence to represent the inferred CDS: deleted 1 base in 1 codon) — MSSDGTSGGFPAKENHHNEERQTNKQRKTKRRHKFSEELLQELKEIFGETCYPDYTTRKTLANKFGCPVNVIDNWFQNKRARLPPAERHRLFVLQKKHYFPVRAHPFLSCQEAQPAVPNYATEQSFSGAQGVLMSTAGCSPLEKQRIPSQQMGYNCFSLENQEILSQQVGPQCSYLEKPGIPSQQVASQSYHLVTGTEKQPRCALEYGGDTGSGHFTDYRFLSYNSAVCLHPPPSSVPYFHGERTETRESQHASPFLLDYAQGAYGVKKDHCHCSFSFSLLQEQQQNDWQYHPQQHQQPQNYLEGMMVQERLPMDSGPWDLGKQWPSAQSQLQSQLPQNNGKPLCSQLQQVPPQIAADSPLLPLGQDMQEGASSNPGPKGSNFKVRSRQGSAAGNQGCSSAK, encoded by the exons GTTTCCCAGCCAAAGAGAATCATCATAATGaagaaagacaaacaaacaaacaaagaaaaacaaaacgcCGACATAAATTTTCTGAAGAATTATTGCAGGAACTTAAGGAAATATTTGGCGAAACCTGTTATCCTGATTACACAACTAGGAAAACACTGGCCAACAAATTTGGATGTCCAGTGAATGTAATAGAT AATTGGTTCCAAAATAAAAGAGCCAGACTTCCACCTGCAGAAAGACACAGATTATTTGTTCTTCAGAAAAAGCATTATTTTCCAGTCCGAGCCCATCCATTTTTAAGCTGCCAGGAGGCCCAGCCTGCAGTTCCCAACTATGCCACAGAGCAGAGCTTCTCTGGAGCCCAGGGGGTTTTGATGAGTACAGCTGGTTGCTCCCCTCTGGAGAAACAGAGGATTCCCAGTCAACAGATGGGCTACAATTGCTTCTCTTTGGAGAACCAAGAGATTCTCAGTCAACAGGTGGGCCCCCAGTGCTCTTATCTGGAGAAACCGGGGATTCCCAGTCAGCAGGTGGCCTCCCAGAGCTACCATCTGGTCACAGGCACTGAAAAGCAACCACGCTGTGCTTTGGAGTATGGTGGTGACACAGGAAGTGGGCATTTTACTGACTATCGTTTTCTCAGCTACAACTCTGCAGTATGCCTTCATCCTCCTCCATCTTCTGTGCCATATTTTCATGGAGAAAGGACTGAAACCAGGGAAAGCCAGCATGCAAGTCCCTTCCTTTTGGATTATGCTCAAGGTGCATATGGGGTGAAGAAAGACCATTGTCATTGCTCATTCTCTTTCTCACTGCTGCAAGAACAGCAGCAGAATGATTGGCAGTATCACCCGCAGCAGCACCAACAGCCTCAGAATTACTTAGAGGGGATGATGGTCCAGGAACGGCTGCCGATGGACTCGGGTCCTTGGGATCTAGGGAAGCAGTGGCCCTCGGCTCAGTCACAGCTGCAGAGTCAACTGCCTCAGAATAATGGAAAGCCGTTGTGCTCGCAGCTGCAGCAGGTGCCTCCCCAAATAGCTGCCGACTCACCCCTGCTGCCTCTAGGGCAAGATATGCAGGAAGGGGCTTCA AGCAACCCAGGGCCCAAGGGCAGCAACTTTAAGGTGAGGAGTAGGCAAGGGTCTGCAGCAGGGAACCAAGGATGCAGCTCTGCAAAGTAG